A single genomic interval of Arachis duranensis cultivar V14167 chromosome 7, aradu.V14167.gnm2.J7QH, whole genome shotgun sequence harbors:
- the LOC107459038 gene encoding uncharacterized protein At1g01500, translated as MENSYKANGNIHRVSRQNKHPFSIRDQSLPCFDIRVFLVRVCKSDLDNSAPEVLKLKCVSPNPGTLLKVNGVRAAMQSEGVSSLLKRDRVDKKSKEVTFVSTDSIKMSSNVKFEVFDKDVLLVSGVLELCNSNGSVNGQRWSMNCESIIIPGTSFFKSKKFMLPGSTLPTIEVYIAGSFLDTPIVLTKTLHLSSQIKHTRMGTFSTNLENETSAPSTFTLQAADNMSEKPEEEDNNIDLYQRRAYVAAEEEDGEVSWFNAGVRVGVGIGLSVCIGIGIGVGVLVKTYQGTTRNFRRRLL; from the exons ATGGAGAATTCTTACAAGGCTAATGGAAATATACATAGAGTTTCAAGGCAGAATAAACATCCATTCTCCATAAGGGATCAATCATTGCCCTGCTTTGACATAAGAGTATTTTTAGTCAGAGTTTGCAAATCTGATCTTGATAATTCTGCTCCCGAGGTTCTCAAACTGAAATGTGTTTCACCAAATCCTGGCACACTTCTCAAAGTTAATGGCGTCCGCGCTGCTATGCAATCCGAGGGTGTTTCAAGCCTTCTCAAAAGAGATAGAGTAGATAAGAAATCAAAAGAAGTGACATTTGTAAGCACAGATAGTATTAAGATGAGTAGTAATGTTAAGTTTGAAGTGTTTGACAAAGATGTTCTGTTGGTTTCTGGGGTCTTAGAATTATGCAATAGCAATGGAtctgttaatggacaaagatgGAGCATGAACTGTGAGTCAATTATAATTCCTGGAACTAGtttcttcaagagcaagaaatTCATGTTGCCAGGTTCAACTTTACCTACAATAGAGGTCTACATTGCTGGGTCCTTCTTGGATACTCCAATTGTCTTAACAAAGACCCTCCACCTTAGTTCTCAGATAAAACACACAAGGATGGGGACATTCTCTACAAACCTGGAAAACGAGACAAGTGCTCCTTCAACATTTACTTTACAG GCTGCAGATAACATGAGTGAAAAGCCTGAAGAGGAGGATAACAACATTGATTTGTACCAAAGAAGAGCATATGTTGctgctgaagaagaagatggagaggtGTCATGGTTCAATGCAGGTGTGAGAGTAGGTGTTGGAATTGGTCTGAGTGTTTGCATTGGCATTGGCATTGGAGTTGGCGTGCTTGTTAAGACTTACCAAGGCACTACTCGCAACTTTAGGAGACGACTATTATGA